The Bacteroidetes bacterium SB0662_bin_6 DNA window AACGGGCATCATATCCGTTTCGAGGAAGGCGAGCCCATCTGCGTCGAATATTCGTACAAGTTCACCCTGGAGCGTTTCCAGGGCCTTGCGGAGCGGGCCGGGTTCGCCGTACGCAATGTCTGGATGGACGCGGACCGCCTGTTCAGCGTCCAGTATCTGACTGTTTTGTAAGGAATTTGCGGGGAAATCGAGCCAACCCCCTCTGGTCTATGCAATTAATGCATAGATCATGCATGTATTATGCGATAATTGCATAGATCGCGTATCGATTATGCAAAAGGGGAAAGAAAACTGGACGCTCGGGCCGTTGTTCTGGTCATGGATCCTGATGTTGCTTGGTTCATGCCAGGTCCAAACACCTGAAGCCGGGAGCACCTCTACCCGCCCTAATATCATCGTCATTCTGACCGATGACCAAGGCTATGGGGACCTGGGCAGTTACGGGTCACAAACCATCCGTACTCCCCATATCGACCAACTGGCAAACGAAGGAATATTGTTCACGGACTTTTATGTCCACCCGATCTGCTCCCCTTCCAGGGCTGCCTTAATGACCGGTAGCTACGCGCCTCGGACGGGCTTTGCCGATGTCCAGTTGTGGGGTTCTCCTTTTGGCCTGCATCCCGATGAGGTTACCATTGCCGAGGTGCTCAAAACAAAGGGCTATGCTACGGCCGCTGTGGGCAAATGGCATCTGGGAGAACAAGACGCCTTTGCGCCGAATCGGCAGGGCTTTGACTTTTTCTACGGGATCAGACTGGTGAACGGGACGCAGCCCTTTGAAAATTTTGCGGTTCCGCTTTATCGCAATGACTCCCTTCTTACCATCCGCCCCGATCATTCCCGGATGACCCGGGACTTCACTCGTGAGAGTCTCCGTTTTATCGATGAGCACAAGGAAGGCCCGTTCTTTCTGTATCTCGCCTTTACCATGCCGCATATTCCTATTTACCCGGGGGAGGGTTTTAGAGGGAAAAGCGGGGTCAGCCTGTATGCCGATGCGATTGAGGAAATCGACTGGAGCGTGGGCCGAATCGTCGAGAAACTGGAGCAGGAAAACCTGGATGAAAACACGCTCATCATGTATACCTCCGACAACGGCCCGTGGGCCGGGCACGGAGAACAGTCGGGCAGTGCAGGCCCCCTGCGAGGAAGCAAAATATCGACCTGGGAAGGAGGAGTTCGCGTGCCTGCGATCATGAAATGGAAGAACGTGATACCAGCTTCTCAGACCAGTCGACAGGTCGTTGGAATCATTGACATCGCTCCCACCCTTGCTGCCCTTGCCGGTGCGGAGATGCCGAAAGACAGAGTGATTGACGGGAAAAATCTTTTTCCGTTGATGACGGGAGAGGATCCGGCGGAACCGCTTCATGAGGTGTATTATCATTACGCCGGGACCTGGTTACAGGCTGTCCGGGCAGGGAAATGGAAGCTCCATTTCGCCCGTCCGGAGAAACGAGAGGGGATTTACGGAGAATGCGCCCCCTGGTTTACCAATGCGGCCGAGGTCTTGCCGGAGGATCTTCTTTTTGATCTCGAAACCGACATCGGGGAAACAAGAAATCTCGCCGGCGAGCACCCGGAGGTGGTCCAACGGCTCACGGAGCTTGCAAATCGGGCCAGGGAGGATATAGGGGATTATGGACAAAAAGGAAAAAACAGCCGGCCCATCGGCTCCACCTATCCTGCCTTGACAGACATCTCCCGGTATCCTCAAAGCCCGTACGGCCAAGCCATGGCCGATAGTATGGTGACGGAGATGCGGGCCTTCCAGAGAACCCGTTTTGAGCACTTGATGATGCAGGATACGACCTCTTTGAACGGGCAGGAAAAGCAGGAGTTGGATTTTTATCGGCAGCAGCTTGATTGGGAGAGGTAAGACGGAGCGCCTCGGGCCAGGCGTCTCGAAACCCGAACGCAAGGCCCGACGGGACAAACCATTTTTGCAAAAATTTCTTGATAAGAAACGACGGGGTGGCTACTTTGGCCTTTAGTGAGGTGAGGATGGTTTTGCAGAACCGAATGTTAACCTTAACATTTGTTTTCGTTGCCACCCTTTTGCCTCACTCATCGCCTTTTGGTTTTTGGGAAAGGCCCTAAAGAGGCGGGCGCCCGCGTTGCTACCAATATTTCCCGGTCGGTCAGAACTCTGAAGCCGGGCTTGTTTATCATCGGGCGAAGAAGAATTTCCGGGCTA harbors:
- a CDS encoding sulfatase yields the protein MLLGSCQVQTPEAGSTSTRPNIIVILTDDQGYGDLGSYGSQTIRTPHIDQLANEGILFTDFYVHPICSPSRAALMTGSYAPRTGFADVQLWGSPFGLHPDEVTIAEVLKTKGYATAAVGKWHLGEQDAFAPNRQGFDFFYGIRLVNGTQPFENFAVPLYRNDSLLTIRPDHSRMTRDFTRESLRFIDEHKEGPFFLYLAFTMPHIPIYPGEGFRGKSGVSLYADAIEEIDWSVGRIVEKLEQENLDENTLIMYTSDNGPWAGHGEQSGSAGPLRGSKISTWEGGVRVPAIMKWKNVIPASQTSRQVVGIIDIAPTLAALAGAEMPKDRVIDGKNLFPLMTGEDPAEPLHEVYYHYAGTWLQAVRAGKWKLHFARPEKREGIYGECAPWFTNAAEVLPEDLLFDLETDIGETRNLAGEHPEVVQRLTELANRAREDIGDYGQKGKNSRPIGSTYPALTDISRYPQSPYGQAMADSMVTEMRAFQRTRFEHLMMQDTTSLNGQEKQELDFYRQQLDWER